The Haloferax volcanii DS2 DNA segment CCCCGAGTTGGTTGCGAGTGAGACTCGCGTCGTCGTCGCGACGTTCGGACTCCACTTCGACTCTCGCGTCGTCTTCGCGACGCGGGAGCGCGCGGCGCACGTTGCCTCAGTTCCCGCCGGGCAGACGGACAACCGCGCCAGACACTGTTTATCGCGGACCGTTAAGGTCCTATCGGCGCTCGCGGACGGCCTCGACCCGACCGGACCCGCGTGCGAGCCGGACGCCGGCGTCGACCAGCCACTCGCGGGCCCGCCCCTCGCCGTGGACGAGCACTTCGACGAGGTCGCTCGGCTCGTCCACGTCGACGGCGAGTCGCATCGAGTCCACCTCGGCGAACGAACAGCCGGCGTCGCGGGCGATTCGTCGGTGGTCGAGAATGGACGCGCCGTGGTAGTCCACGGAGAACTCGGGGTGGCGGACGACGAGCGCGTTCGTCCCTCCGCCGAGACCGGGCGCGGCGACCACGTCGGCGTCGGTTTCGAACAGCCGCGACAGCGCCGCGGGCGTCGCGAGCGCGAGGTCGGCCATGACGACCGCGACGGGGCCGCCGCCGAGGTCGTCGAGTTCGCCGCCCACGACTTCGGTGAGCGGTCGGTCGTCCACGGTGACGGGCGCATCGACGGTCACGAGCGCGTCCGCGACGACCGCCGGGTCGCCGCCGACCGCGCGGACCGCGTCGA contains these protein-coding regions:
- the cofC gene encoding 2-phospho-L-lactate guanylyltransferase — protein: MRVVVPFGGRDPKTRLAPFFDADERREFAVSMLRDVLDAVRAVGGDPAVVADALVTVDAPVTVDDRPLTEVVGGELDDLGGGPVAVVMADLALATPAALSRLFETDADVVAAPGLGGGTNALVVRHPEFSVDYHGASILDHRRIARDAGCSFAEVDSMRLAVDVDEPSDLVEVLVHGEGRAREWLVDAGVRLARGSGRVEAVRERR